The following proteins are co-located in the Pyrobaculum calidifontis JCM 11548 genome:
- the cas6 gene encoding CRISPR system precrRNA processing endoribonuclease RAMP protein Cas6, giving the protein MIWILRVELRLLESVVFRRFSGLAARAILYWLVGGRHHDSPGPKPLSASPLLRGGKPLLRGSRVEAGEVVSARFAVLGEYVGEAVAKLSEVKVEGARAEAVKAEAWPLKVGGDPPPRFTLRFLTPVRFKRGRVFDVMPAPHNLALSAGLHAARALGPSSQEVLGFSATEGLVRRVAAWAYGYVAVAKASLRTAVVYADGASQVGAVGWATYEVKGKRRARHFWALVQYGAAVGFGDGKTYGLGYAELSSG; this is encoded by the coding sequence GTGATTTGGATTTTGCGCGTGGAGCTCCGCCTTCTTGAGTCCGTGGTCTTTAGGCGCTTCTCCGGCCTTGCGGCTAGGGCAATCCTCTACTGGCTAGTTGGCGGGAGACACCACGACTCGCCTGGGCCTAAGCCCCTCTCCGCCTCTCCCCTCCTCCGCGGGGGAAAGCCCCTCTTGAGGGGGTCTAGGGTGGAGGCTGGGGAGGTTGTCTCGGCGCGCTTCGCCGTGTTGGGGGAGTACGTGGGGGAGGCCGTGGCTAAGCTCAGCGAGGTCAAGGTGGAGGGGGCTAGGGCTGAGGCCGTTAAGGCGGAGGCCTGGCCCCTCAAGGTGGGCGGCGACCCCCCGCCCCGCTTTACCCTAAGGTTCTTGACTCCGGTGAGGTTTAAGAGGGGGCGCGTGTTTGACGTAATGCCGGCTCCCCACAACCTTGCCCTCTCCGCCGGCCTTCACGCGGCCAGGGCCCTCGGCCCCTCCTCGCAGGAGGTGCTGGGCTTCTCTGCCACTGAGGGCCTTGTGAGGAGGGTGGCGGCTTGGGCCTACGGCTACGTGGCCGTGGCCAAGGCCTCTCTCAGAACAGCCGTGGTGTACGCCGACGGGGCGTCTCAGGTGGGGGCAGTGGGCTGGGCCACCTACGAGGTGAAGGGGAAGAGGAGGGCGCGCCACTTTTGGGCCTTGGTGCAGTACGGCGCGGCGGTGGGCTTCGGCGACGGGAAGACCTACGGCCTGGGATACGCCGAGCTTTCCTCTGGGTAA